ACAGACAACATTCCATGGAAGTTTCTGAAATCACTcgtggaagtagcaacaaaacgactattcacgttggtgtgtagaatgtatgagactggcaatataccatcagacttttggggaaaaaacattcacacaattccgaatactgcaagaaccgacaagtgcgagaatcgtcGCACAACAACTCATGCTGCCAAGTTTTAGAGCGGAATAATatccggaagaatggaaaagagaactgaggatctgttacatgactttcagtttggccttagaaaaggttacgacaccagagaggcagttctgactttacggtcggtaatggaaacaaggctgaagataaatcaaAACTCATTCGTAGAatctgtcggcctggaaaaagcgttcaacaatgtaaagtggtgcaagacgttcgaaattctgagaaaaatatggttaagctatagggaaaaacggATGATGAACAAGTACCAAGAGGTAAGagtaagaatggaagatcaagaacgaagtgctcggattaaaaaggatgtacgaGGCGAACGTAGCCTCTCGTCCGTACTGTTTACTgtccacatcgaagaagcaatggcgaaaACAAAAAGAGTctagaatgggattaaaattcaagttggaatgatatcagtgatacggtacactgatgacattgctatcttcagcggATGACATTTGTATCTTCAGGATCTGTtgtatggaatgaacattctaatgagtacagaatgtgaacggagagtaaatcgaaggaagacgaaagtaatgagaattagcagaaatgagaacaacgaggatctaaatactaaagtggtgatcacgaagtagatgaagtgaaggaattttactacctaggcagcaagataaccTATGGCGTACGGGACCAGGAGGACTTTAAAAGCTGTATAGTACTGCCAAAAAGGGCGCCTGGGCAAGAGAAATCTCCTAGTAGCagatatagtagtgaaacatgaacaTATAGtattgaaacatgaactgtgaaaaaaccggaacagaagagaatcgaagcatttgagatgtggtgctgcagaaaaatgttggaaattagatggactgagaGGGAAAGGAACGAGGAGCCTCTCCGCAGAAACGGTGaggaaagaatatatggaaaaaactgacaagaagaaaggacaatatgttaagacagcagggaataacttccatattgGTGGaaggaggtgtagagggtaaaaactgtagaggaagacagagactggctgAGGTGCCAATGTACACCGACCGGCTCGAAAACGCAACACGTAATAAGTGACGTGTAATTATCTAGTTAATCAAAGTATAGTACTTAGTGGTATATTCCCCTACGGGGTATGTTGGCGTTGCTGTGAGTGCAAATAATGAAGCGTCGATTGTCTAATGCACTAGTCTGAATTGTTCGTTTCCGCGCGACTTGGAGAATACGTAATTGGCCGTGAGGCAAAAATGTTTTACCCGCTCTTGTATCACAGATTGTTGTACCTCGTGCTGTTTGCCTTTCAATCACTTGTGCTTGTAGTGTCTTTCTGTGATTATCGTAAAGAGCTTTCTGGAGTAAACACGCCGTTAAGTCCTGAAGATGCTGCAAAGGCGATTGCTTTTGGCGGAAGATGGTGGTTGCAGCAGCAGCATGCTTTGCTTTGTAGACGTGTTGATAACATCTTTCACAATTTCCAGAACCGTTGGAAggtacaggaaacctaaatcagtccCGCGAAGAGCAACACTGACAAGAGATGACCGCACAACAAATTGCCCGCAACAGTCACTGCACCGCCGTTGAAGCACGAAGTCGACGTCACCAAGTTCAAGCGATCATTTTTAGTGAGCCAACCTTCAGAAGAAGACTGGAAGACGCTAATCTTCAATTGAGGAGTTCTTTTGCAAGCCCAGAGCTCAGCAGAGAGACTCGCTTAGCTCGAATACGTGTCGCAAGGAAATATCACGGCTGGAGATTACTACAGTGGGAGGGAGTGTTCTTCGTGATTGGACCCAAGATCACATGACGGTAGCGAGAAGGTCTGGAGAAGGCCTGGGGAAAGGTATTTCCCACGCACATTCTCGTCCGGGACGCCTTTTCAGAGTGGTTCTCGGatagaatggtgtgtgtgtgtggggggggggggggggggaagagggagaatcAGTGGGACTTCAAGAACAGATGTGGCCTTCGTGCAGCACGGGAGCCGTAGAGCAAATCACTATGTGGAGCAAATCTTTTTGAAGCACTTTGTGCATTTCCTTCCATTTACTGGTGATGGTTTTACACCAATGCCTTTCCCACATGTTGCGAGAATTGTGCAAGGGTTCGTAGATTAAGAGGAGATTCAGGCCGTGGCTTGGTCTGCTGAAGCCCCGATTTGAACCCTTTTGAGCATTTACAGGACCAGCTGGAGAGAAGAGCCGACCAGCGCTTTGCAGATACCCTACAGGACGTACAGAAAGCCCTGCTGAAAGAATTGGAGACAAGTCCTTAAGAGGACATTGCAGCATTAAACAGGAGCATGCCTGTGGTTGATGCAAGAGGAAGTATTACATATTTTTGAAGATGCGAAGGAGAGGTCTGTGAAGTGTTGAAAACCGAAATGTGGGTGCATTACCTTCAAGAGCTCCCTCAAAATTTTTTTGACGTGTCAGTCTATACGGTTTACTACCGCATCACAGGCTTACTTTGTTTATAATCGTCCCTTTTTCTAATTATTAGACACCTGGATGGAGCCGCCAGTACCATAATATTTTGCCATAAAATAATAGATTAGGATCATATAAGTGACaggcttttaaaataatttttattacattgaAATGTGTGTTTCTTGCCGGCTAGTGAATGAATGTACCGCTAGTCTGCGATTCCAGCAAAAGTATTACGTGCCATTTGGGGATAATGACAGTACATGGAGGATAAATACACGAGACGAGATGTAGATGTTAGTGTCAGGAAACCTCATGTGTCTGGTCGTAAAAATTCTGCTTTTACCTATTGTAAAATGTTGTGTCGTCATCTGCTAAATTTCGCTCGTACTTTCCTGTGAAACAGCTAAGCTGTGAGCTTTTGCAAATGAATACTGCttattcacaaatttatttatttactggtgacAAATAATCGCATTAATTTGTTTATTCACGACAAATAATTCTGACTGCTGGGTGTTACAAGCAATACAGTGCTCAATTCCTAGTTTCCATCGCGACGTTCGAGTGAAGTTTCTCTTCTGTAATTTACATTTGATTCAAAGCAGTAACTTTTTATGTCATCATTCTTGTAAATAATGTGTCACGAAATGCAAGTAAATGTCATGAAATGCAAAAGAGTTTTGTAAGCTCTTTTTGTATGTGAGATGCAAGAATAGAATCGCATCTGTCCTGCTCACCTCCACCCCACTCCGCCACCTGGATTCCTTACGGAATCGAACTTCCacgtataaaatagcttcaaacgaCAATTTACATGTTTCTGAAAAGGTCGATTTCCACCGAAACTGTTCTGACGAGGCGAAACTACTATTGTCCGGGATCTCTGAGAGAAGGCTCATCAGATTAGAACACATTAAATATTAGTTCTCTTtgttacattaatgaataaaagatttactaaaCTTCCTCACACGTGTTTTCCACATGgttactggataatttacaactgccatggactagcaaagcatcaATTGATGCACGAATTAACAAACTGACCTGTTGATGCATGATGTTAAACTTCAATCACACCCAAGTTCATACAAAACTTTTAACTACTCTTTGgtcctagatgatgatgatgatgatgatgatgatgactgctgtagctgagggcTTGAAATGGGAACGAGCTCTGCACAATGTTGACCTCAGTGTAAGAGCTCTGCTATGCTTAGAGAGGGAGGCGTGGTCTTTAGGAGCGCCTCTCATACGTAGTTGCGGATTGCAACGAGTGGTATCGATTTGCGCTGTCGACTTCGGTGTGGCACTGCGATCTCTGGACGATATCACATAGACTGTTTGTCAAAGAGAGACATTCATTATTTTGCAGtggatgtcagcgagaaaaagtttattaTTATATGCATAGTTTCTTTGAAGTCGCTaggtgccctcattctcaaatactagatgaatatagtctgggtctTTTGTGCACTGTTAGTTACGCTACCTTAAGACATAAACAGTTCTAACTTTTAAATTTGACTTACTGTGTGAAAACTTTAACGTAAGATGATACCTTTCaatgagtagattatgtcagcattttaaatTCGCTCAATATTATATGACAAACGGGAAATCAAAGTTTTGTTGCCCCAGGAAGCCGTTAGACAGACAAACTGCTATAGGAAATAGTAATACAGGTTCTGGTGTGGAGAAGCAGTGTAAGCAGATAAGGGGCCACGATGGCGTGTTGTTaagtaatgtctccaaatttttgtgtgaaaactcttaaagctttttaaataaaacaaagtttattaaaattttacatctttattcttcgtgtctgcatatttatttcttaacatagtcaccaTGGCAACGAACACACTTCTCCTAACGCGAGACTagcttgttgataccgtcattgtagagtgtttgactttgtAGACGGAACCACAACAAGGTGTGgcatgtcatgctgaaggagagagcagATGAACTCTTCGTATTctgaactcgattacagcacgctgtttctcgcgcaGCGATGTAGTTACGTTACAATGACATGGGAAGCTCGACGTACACGTCATGTCCACGACGTTTCATGGCCATGCACCACAATGTCCAGACTCGCGTGAAACATCGTGGAAGCTTATCAAAGAGGTATGGTGTTGACACAGGTGTCCAGCGCTGTAAGTCTCTTATTGTGTAGTAATGAATTACTTATCTGCAAAAATATAGAAATCAAGACAGTTGAATCTTTTGTATGCTGACGTAGTAGCCATTATATCCGATACCTTCCAGAAAATTGACAGAATTTCGTGGAATAGAGGAAGACCCTTAAAATTAACTGTTTTTTTAAGTGTCTGCGATTAGTAATACTAAATGACGGATCAGATGATGCAGACATAACTCGTAGAGTAACATCTGTTTGAAGCAAGGGGCGTATGCTTTCAGGCGTATGCTATGCAAAATTGTCCTTAAAAAGCAAGAGAAAATTTATAAAATGGCTGTAAGACCAGCGCTATTGTATGTCAGTGAAGTCTGGGCATCaaaacagacatacaaacagaagtTTCATACAATATAAATGCGCATATTACGATACTAGCATTGAAAGACAAAGTGCACAGTGATTACGTGATACGCAGTTTGGAAGTCGtaccagtaaataaaaaaaaactcttagTATCCGGGCTGAGAGTATCCAAGCTGAGGTGGTATGGCCACATAAAATGAGGACCAGATGATGATGTGAAAAAGTGTCTTTCCGTGGATACAAAGAGAAAAAGGAGAGAAACATATCACACAGGCTGGTTGACGAGTATCCAAGGTGATATGAAGAAGTTAAGCCTTTTTCAAAGTAATGCCAACTAGCGGAAGAGATAGCACTAAATGACTCGCGAAGCCGACACCGACTAATGAAAACGGCGATAATTTAAAGGTTTTCCATCCAAACATGTTTTACGACAGAGATGGAGAAGGCCGAAAAGTTGCCTTTCGTTAAATGTATCTGAACATACGAGAATTCTAACCCACGCTTCAAACTATTGACACACTGTATTAGGAGGCCCAGATTTGAATGACCGGAAAACAGCGAAATATGCAAGCATTATGGCCTAAAACGTgtataaatatgaccttaaaaataaaatatgactttatATTAGGTTATTTTAAAAcattcatgttgatttttgtatatagactgtaataaaaaattggCTTCTTAACAAAGTGTGAGTATGGTAGTTACTTTTTGTAGTGTTTGAAACCATCTGGCACTTTTAAAATATCTGTATGTGTCTGAAAAAAATTTGTAGTACAGCGAAAACCATAACATCTATCCAGACAGCAAAACTCTGTTTTTACTACTGCACTCCACTTGTTTGCAGTATTCCGAAGTAGTTGACACGTCCTGGCACTCTTCAGTCTCTGCAGAGCTGCGCTGGATCACAAAGTGCATTTCTAGGTTTTCCATTTTCTAAGACCTATAGTTGTCGCTGAGAATAGTTTTGCATCTGGAAAAGCTCCTCACTACATCACAGAATAGTTCGTTGTCCTCAAATGTCGTGGGATTCTcagaaagactgtcactaattttgcacaatGTAGAATACCCAGGATTCCGCTGGAGAACACGTGGCAGTTGTCGTTCATTTCATCAGCCACATGACCACAATCTCGACCCATCTTACCCTACACGTGTTGGACAAAATCCATGGCGTCACACAGTCGAGTACCAGCAGGTTCCAGTCGTGTGATGTCTTTTGATACCACTGAAAAGTTGACTTTGATGTATGCTAAATTTCCAGAGAGGGTATCTGTAAAGACCTCTTTCACAGTTTTCATAATACTTCATTCATTATTATCaagctaaaaaaaaagaaagaaaaagacaacCACTTTATTTTGGTGTATTGGGTGCACAAATACTAAACACCATCAAGCTAAGAGCCCCATCGTTTAAGAAAAAGGTGATGGGGGGAGGGTCGATAAGGTGCTTGTTCCTTCAATTTCTGCACTCGTAGCGGATCTTTCATGtacattttcttgccacaggaaataaaATTGTCGCATCAGGGTAATTTGATCGCTTCTCTTCTCCAACTCCGTTGACGCATGTGCAAGGCAATTTACGTACGCTTTACTGGTGTAGAAACGCTTAAGCCCCTTGGATACTTAAGCTACGTATAAAGCACGATCTGTTACTGAAGCAAAACTGTGTCTCTGTTTACATCATCGGGCCACAGTAGCTTCATAGAGTCGACAAAGAAAACAGCAGTTTTCGAGTTGTGTACGCTCTCGAGAGTGTCTCACATTTGGAGCAACACTTCTCCAGACCCGTAAGCTTTTAGAACACTTACCAACAAAATTTGCaacataacgcccgcccacatCGGAGGTTTCATGTATGGACTCCTAGACCTTACGGTCACAACACTAATTTGCACTCGTGTTTTGTTGAGCACCTAATGGTTCCTTTCTCATTGTAGATTCACTTGTAACGGGATGtattgtgtacttctccaagaactgTCCGAAGCGTGGATTTTTCAGCTTCTCCAGTGGGATGTTGCAAGTCACCATCTCAAACCAATCGTTAGAAGAATTATTGCATAGTTGAAGATGGACCTATCTACTCgaataacagcgtttgcctgctgtcattttcagcactttttttcaaacaggtgccgtgtttggcgatattacagtgttgttgcacattaaagcgttTTTCTACACTAACTTcacatagtttacaaaataatatttccccGTCAGTGCCTATGAACTTCTTTCGAAAATCACGAACAAACGTCGCAACTACATGCTGTTCGAGTACTTTACTTTCGGCGTGTTGGACCAGACTGTGTATTCAAAGTGAATAGTGTGTCCACATGTGCTATGGTTATTGCGTCGGGAGCCGCCTTTGTTGGCTTAGAGAGCGTTTTGTCGACCCTGCGCAACACTGTCAGCAAACCGACCATTGCGTTACGCTGGTTGCCTGCTGCAGTCCTGCTACACGAAGCTTTGTAATAATTGTGTTTATTTGTGACAATATCACCTGAAACATTGCCAGGAGAGTAAAATTTTTCGGTTTTTATTCTTTTGTCCTTACAGATACgacaaatatatgcattttttGCAAAAATTGGCCGAAGTGTGACCTGTTGTGACAAAAGTTGACCAAAATATGACCTGTTACTAGGAAGACGTAAATGTGACCTTATATGAACAATAAATGCATTTTTCTATTCTGGAACACCTGGATTTGTGCATAAATTGTTGTAAAATTCACCATAAAGTTCAGGAAAAGACAAGACTTCCCATTAATACCCGGGCCCTATTGAGTAGAGGCGTAGTGGATATCAGACCATGTGATTTTACTTGAATAGAGACACCGATTATACACTTAGCAATGCATGAAAGTGTGCCCTTGATAAAGGAGGAGCGCAGAGGTAGATTCATCGTAGTTTACCGCCTGACGCGAGTGCTAGGACTGCAAGCGAGATCGCAGTTACAATCTGCCGACGTAGAGGGCGCCACTTCATTTCTGTGTTGTGATCAGCGAATTAGATGCCGTCCTGTGGGTCTAAAAGCGGGAACATCACTAGAGTCACAACATTCAGACTAACCTCCTGATGTCGATGGTACAGGCAGACATCGAAAGCTGGAGATTTCATACGAATTTCGCGCTACATTAACCGAGGACTTTTCACCCAAAGAAAACATGCCTGATCGAAAATTCATGACGGCCTATGCGCAGGCTACTGTGAATGATTCATTCGTTTACAAAGCtctgtattttccaaagtattacatgttcAGATATGAGTGATGAATGTACTgtgaatagaaccgtaaactcgCCAACTTTGCAGATTGCATTCTACAGACGTTGTGTAGGTGTCCCCTCTGATCATACGACACACGTCCAAGCGGTATTCAAATGTTCGTTCCATACCTTATGTAGGAACTTCTTGTCAAGGGTCACCACAGCAGTATTGATGTCTTTTGCCAGCTGTTCCAGTGTTCCTGGcacggaaggtgggggggggggggggggatggtacgTAAGCACGGTCTAAAAGGTATCCACAAAGTAAAAGGACAGAAGGCGTTACATCAGGCTaactggctggggggggggggggggggaggggcggagagcCACATCATTCTCACCACTATGTCCCATCCAGAGATTCGGAAGGTCATTGTTGGGGTACCAACGAACATCGGTGCTCCAATGAGGAAGTCTCTTGTCTTTTTGGAAGATGATATTCCCTGAATCAGCTGTCAATTGcggaaacaacaacaactacatcatATCGAGGTACGAGCGACAGACTGCTCACAGAAGAAAAAGTCCCACGTTGCTGTGTCTGGGACTGCGCACAGAACCATTAATTTTCGACGAATCTCTTTCGTGCGTCACAATATCATTAGGATTTTGTTCCCCACACTCTCACATTGCTGGGATTAGCCTTGCAAGATAAGTGTAAGGTTGCTTCGTTGTTGAATAATAATTTGGAGGCGAAATGTGCATCGTCAAGTGCTTCCAACATGGAAATGAAGACCAGAGTCCCTACATCGTCGATACCATAgcacagggcttcccaacgtgtggtccgcggaccccttaggggtccgccggctctttctacggGGTCCGCGGCCATCCTTCacgaaatcgtgtaaaataatcagtgaaattattgaataaaattgtgaaaatcaaattcatcactattttttttttcatgtgaaaaaaatatgtacttttacttcaggtcgtattcccaagcagcctttgcagttcctaagtgataacgcatacacagtttagttccggataatgcggcttctctgatcgattgtttggcaacaatacgggggtcgtttatgcgccggctcacggcgctagatgggctgaaaccttttacgcatgcgcggagcgagtttTGTCGACCAATCTcagcactcgctggcacgtatgcggccccaggcatcattaaatgttaaacttgctttgtcagtgcactacctatttcataagtcgatttttgacctttaagttgttttcattcatctctaaaccaaagactgttgataattcggagggggggggggggttgagtgggGAGGTCATTGGGAACAGagtaggggtccgccatggattttcgactgaagaaggggtccaccaggtGAAAAGGTTCGGAAGCCGTGCGATAGCACAATGTTCAGTTTACATGGCGGTTCTTTTCCATAATTGTTTCTCACTGCACGCTTCACTGTTATAATCAATTCGTAATTTGGAACACACCAAAACTCTCTTTCTTGCTTTGTCGCATTTTTGTCAAGCTACTGGACTCGTAATGTCAGCTGAAGGGCAAATGCAAACTTGGAGAGTTTACGATTCTAGTCATGCATCAGTCCCATTCGTACATGTAGTACGTTGTAAAATATAGAACTCTGAAAACGAATGAATAATTCGTAGTAGCCCTTTGCGTAGAATCGTCTGTGTATCGCATCAGGCCCAATCGGCAATCTACCGCTAGCTTTGTTCGTTTCTCACCACTTAATTGTGTGCTATTGTTGGAGTCacaaacgatggcggtcgagtgtAGGCTAGTTCTGCTCATCTGCATCTACACCGTTCTCCGACAGCCAGacagcgttcagtagtgttctgggCGCCTGGCTGTGAATTTCGTACCCAGTGCGAGCACTGAGACGTGATCGTAGTGAGTCATTTAGTGAATTTCTATGTCGTTTGTTGCTAGTTGTCTCGGTTGACGGTGGCGGTACGCGACAAACTCAACACACAcaagcaagtgagagacataatttgcagggtaCTCGGTAACATCAAGCGCAAATCACTTGTAACCGCGTACCGCAGCTGTCGCTCTGAACCGGCAACAATGAAGTCCTCGTCTTTTTCTCGACCTGCGCGAACCGCGATCGTTTGGGATTAGGATTGGTAAAATAAGGACCCTGTCTGTGGAGCGTATGAAGCGAGTGGGCGTGTGGCGGTGGTGTTGCAGAAGCAGCCGGCCTTCCAGATGGAGTGCGGAGTGTCCGCGGCGTACTCGGCGGCCAACGGCAGCTCACCGAACGGCATCATGGCAGACGTGCGCGGTGAGCGCAGCCCGGCTAAGTCGGGCCTGCACGTGCACTTCCCCGAGAAGGGCGAGGTCAAGGAGCGCCGCGAGAAGTTCCTCACCGCCAAGTACGGCACGCACCAGATGAGCCTCATCCGCAAGCGCCTCGCCGTCGAGATGTGGCTGTACGACGAGCTGCAGAAGCTCTACGAGCCAGCGGTGAGTACCAACCAACACTTCACTTCCCCACTGCGTGCTTCTTATTGCCTTATAACTCGCGCATACTGCCTGTTGTAACAGCATCGGGAACGAGTGGGTGAAAAAACATTCCTGACTGTTCAAACGGGCGTGGCGCGGCTGTTTCGCGCCCCAACGTCAACCAGTCAGCTAAACCAGGGAATCCCAACGTGTGGTcccggaccccttaggggtccgccggctctgaataaaaatgtggaaaactaattcatcatttttttttcgtctgaaaaacatgtgtacttttacttcaggtcgtattcccaagcagcctttgcggttactaagtgagaacgcatacacagtttagtgccggagagtgaagcttctctgatcgactgtttcgggagtcgtttgtgcgccggctcacggtggTAG
This portion of the Schistocerca nitens isolate TAMUIC-IGC-003100 chromosome 7, iqSchNite1.1, whole genome shotgun sequence genome encodes:
- the LOC126194678 gene encoding protein phosphatase 1 regulatory subunit 14B isoform X3, translated to MECGVSAAYSAANGSSPNGIMADVRGERSPAKSGLHVHFPEKGEVKERREKFLTAKYGTHQMSLIRKRLAVEMWLYDELQKLYEPAEDESAGSSSESAVVSTAVEAQECAASIENSKTREVEVDIDELLDMDSDDQRRRHLQELLADAKKSPHDVKKFVEDLLERAKTL